In Drosophila subpulchrella strain 33 F10 #4 breed RU33 chromosome 3R, RU_Dsub_v1.1 Primary Assembly, whole genome shotgun sequence, the following are encoded in one genomic region:
- the LOC119545646 gene encoding protein crumbs isoform X3 produces the protein MAIIANASPPQQQQQPRQQQKQRLTTTTTKAAAATTTAASAETTTTARSRDRTKSAAQITSHLLKRAISVYSSPQWITLFILIYLATDVASVAVPTKEAYFNGSTYLRLTTPMPIWDHSAISFRSCRGGEILAQQYNKNSIVISVLNDFLQISLAGPAVHGPNNRLDVKLPYQLLDNRWHTLQFKYEYGNLYLHVDRAASIFANSTYNSQFLTNQDIGYKDAILILGNSFSGCLLDGPGLQFVNNSTVQNVVFGVCPLTPGPCSDHDLFTRLPDNYCLNDPCMGHGTCSSSPEGYECRCTARYSGKNCQKDNGSPCAKNPCENGGSCLENSRGDYQCFCDPNHSGQHCETEVNIHPLCQTNPCLNNGACVVLGGSGALACECPKGYAGARCEVDTDECASQPCQNNGSCIDRINGFSCDCSGTGYSGAFCQTNVDECDKNPCLNGGRCFDTYGWYTCQCLDGWGGEICDRPMTCQTQQCLNGGTCLDKAIGFQCLCPPEYTGELCQIAPSCAQQCPIDSECVGGKCVCKPGSSGPIGHCLPTTTTPTPEQEPTTTTRTTAIPIPASPNTLTTTTTTKIPPITTVRATVATTTASKRPQQQQQQHQLQSNPNTQRSASLNACPQENCLNGGTCLGYSGNYTCTCASGYTGYNCQTSTGDGASALALTPINCNATNGKCLNGGTCSMNGTHCYCAVGYSGDRCEKAESCSPLNCQEPMVCVQNQCLCPENKVCNQCATQPCQNGGECVDLPNGDYECKCTRGWTGRTCGNDVDECTLHPKICGNGICKNEKGSYKCYCTPGFTGVHCDSDVDECLSFPCLNGATCHNKINAYECVCQPGYEGENCEVDIDECGSNPCSNGSTCIDKINNFTCNCIPGMTGRICDIDIDDCVGDPCLNGGQCIDQLGGFRCDCSGTGYEGENCELNIDECLSNPCTNGAKCLDKVKDYFCDCHRGYKGKNCEEDINECESNPCQYNGNCLERSNMTIYQMNRIMDLPKVFSQPFTFENASGYECVCVPGIIGKNCEININECDSNPCSKHGSCNDGIGTYTCECEPGFEGTHCEINIDECDRYNPCQRGTCYDQIDDYDCDCDANYGGKNCSVLLKGCEENPCLNGGACLPYLVNEVTHLYNCTCENGFQGDKCEKTTTLSMVATSLISVTTEREEGYDINLQFRTTLPNGVLAFGTTGEKNEPVSYILELINGRLNLHSSLLNKWEGVFIGSKLNDSNWHKVFVAINTSHLVLSANDEQAIFPVGSYETANNSQPSFPRTYLGGTIPNLKSYLRHLTHQPSAFVGCMQDIMVNGKWIFPDEQSANVSYTKLENVQSGCPRTEQCKPNPCHSNGECTDLWHTFACHCPRPFFGHTCQHNMTAATFGHENTTHSAVIVETTDVARRAIRSILDISMFIRTREPTGQVFYLGTDPRKAPTKNIGDSYVAAKLHGGELLVKMQFSGTPEAYTVGGQKLDNGYNHLIEVVRNQTLVQVKLNGTEYFRKTLSTTGLLDAQVLYLGGPAPTRESLLGATTEPGFSAVPGAGVPIEDTTVPKEADDSRDYFKGIIQDVKVSNGSLNLIVEMYSLNVTDVQVNAKPLGAVTIDRASVLPGEVSDDLCRKNPCRHNAECRNTWNDYSCKCPNGYKGKDCQEIEFCQLVTCPGQSVCQNLDDGYECLTNITFTGQERSPLAFFYFQEPPPEEIVGEAAPKQTLKPVIDIAFRTRAGGTLLYIDNVDGFFEIGVNGGRVTITWKLSALHFGESARFEKENTDGEWSRIYLRAHNGKLEGGWKGWESMVDPAPAFSTDIDQAAFQSVIASSTQVYLGGMPESRQARGSTLSAQQGSQFKGCVGEARVGDLLLPYFSNAELYPRTENVSVQLKAQFRLNTTRPEEGCILCFQADCKNAGFCQAPSDEYACTCQAGFEGDDCGTDIDECLNTECMNNGTCINQVAAFYCECQPGFEGQHCEQNIDECADQPCHNGGNCTDLIAAYLCDCPEDYTGPQCDVLKQMTCENEPCRNGSTCQNGFNASTGNNFTCTCFPGFEGPLCDIPFCELTPCDNGGLCLTTGVAPMCKCSLGYTGRLCEQDINECESNPCQNGGQCKDLVGRYECECQGTGFEGVRCENDIDECSLDRDYCGGLGRCFNKPGSFQCICQKPYCGAYCNFTDPCNATDLCSNGGRCVESCGAKPDYYCECTEGFAGKNCTAPITAKEDGPSTTDIAIIVIPVVVVLLLIAGALLGTFLVMARNKRATRGTYSPSAQEYCNPRLEMDNVLKPPPEERLI, from the exons CCAACTCCACGTACAACAGTCAGTTCCTGACGAACCAGGACATCGGCTACAAGGATGCCATCTTGATACTGGGCAACTCCTTCTCTGGCTGTCTCCTGGACGGACCTGGTCTGCAGTTCGTGAACAACTCCACGGTGCAGAATGTGGTCTTTGGCGTCTGCCCACTGACTCCGGGTCCCTGCAGCGATCACGACCTGTTCACCCGACTGCCGGACAACTATTGCCTGAATGATCCCTGCATGGGCCATGGAACCTGCTCGTCCAGTCCCGAGGGCTACGAATGTCGGTGCACGGCCCGTTATTCGGGAAAGAATTGCCAGAAGGACAATGGATCACCGTGTGCCAAGAATCCGTGTGAGAACGGTGGCTCCTGCCTGGAGAACTCTCGCGGAGATTACCAGTGCTTCTGTGATCCCAACCACAGTGGTCAGCACTGCGAGACGGAGGTGAATATTCATCCACTCTGCCAGACCAATCCCTGCCTGAACAATGGAGCCTGCGTGGTCCTTGGAGGAAGTGGAGCGTTGGCCTGCGAGTGTCCCAAGGGATATGCGGGTGCCAGGTGCGAGGTGGACACGGATGAGTGTGCCTCGCAGCCGTGCCAGAATAATGGGAGCTGCATCGATAGGATCAATGGATTCAGCTGCGACTGCAGTGGCACCGGCTACTCGGGTGCCTTTTGCCAGACGAACGTGGATGAGTGCGACAAGAATCCGTGCCTGAATGGCGGCAGATGCTTCGATACCTATGGATGGTACACCTGCCAGTGTCTGGATGGCTGGGGCGGTGAGATTTGCGATCGACCCATGACCTGTCAGACGCAGCAGTGTCTGAACGGAGGAACCTGCCTGGACAAGGCCATCGGCTTCCAGTGCCTCTGTCCGCCGGAGTACACTGGGGAACTGTGCCAAATTGCACCCAGCTGCGCCCAGCAGTGTCCCATCGACTCGGAGTGCGTCGGCGGCAAGTGCGTGTGTAAGCCAGGCTCATCGG GACCCATTGGTCATTGCCtgccaacaacaaccacaccGACACCAGAACAAGAgccaacaacaacgacaagaACCACAGCAATCCCTATCCCAGCTAGTCCAAACACcctaacaacaacaaccaccacCAAGATACCACCAATAACAACAGTTCGAGCAACGGTGGCAACAACCACGGCTAGCAAAagaccacaacaacaacaacaacaacatcaactgCAATCCAATCCGAACACCCAACGCTCGGCCTCCCTGAATGCATGTCCCCAAGAAAACTGCTTGAACGGTGGCACCTGCCTGGGCTATAGTGGCAATTATACCTGTACTTGTGCTAGTGGATACACAG GTTACAACTGTCAAACGAGCACGGGCGATGGAGCGTCTGCTTTGGCCCTGACCCCCATCAACTGTAATGCCACCAATGGCAAGTGCCTGAATGGAGGCACCTGCTCCATGAACGGAACCCATTGCTACTGTGCCGTAGGCTACTCCGGAGATCGTTGCGAGAAGGCCGAAAGCTGCTCCCCACTCAACTGCCAGGAGCCGATGGTATGTGTCCAGAACCAGTGCCTCTGTCCGGAGAACAAGGTGTGCAACCAGTGCGCCACCCAACCCTGCCAGAATGGAGGAGAATGCGTGGATCTACCAAATGGAGATTACGAGTGCAAGTGCACGCGAGGATGGACTGGACGAACTTGTGGCAACGACGTCGACGAATGCACCCTGCATCCGAAGATCTGCGGCAATGGCATCTGCAAGAACGAGAAGGGATCGTACAAGTGCTATTGCACACCCGGATTCACCGGAGTCCACTGCGATTCGGACGTGGACGAGTGTCTCAGTTTTCCCTGCCTCAACGGCGCCACGTGCCACAACAAG ATCAATGCCTACGAATGTGTTTGCCAGCCAGGATACGAGGGCGAGAACTGCGAAGTGGATATCGATGAGTGCGGCAGTAATCCCTGCTCGAACGGGTCCACATGCATCGACAAGATCAACAATTTCACCTGCAACTGCATCCCGGGAATGACGGGTCGCATCTGTGACATCGACATAGACGACTGTGTGGGAGATCCCTGTCTGAATGGGGGCCAATGCATCGACCAGTTGGGTGGCTTCCGGTGCGATTGCAGTGGCACAGGTTACGAGGGAGAGAATTGTGAGCTGAACATCGACGAATGCCTCTCAAATCCGTGCACAAATGGAGCCAAGTGTCTGGATAAGGTGAAGGACTACTTCTGCGATTGCCACAGGGGCTACAAGGGCAAGAATTGTGAAGAGGACATTAACGAGTGCGAGAGTAATCCCTGTCAGTACAATGGAAATTGTCTGGAGCGGTCCAATATGACGATCTACCAGATGAACCGGATCATGGATCTGCCTAAGGTGTTTAGTCAGCCCTTCACTTTTGAGAATGCCAGCGG ATATGAGTGCGTCTGTGTGCCAGGCATTATTGGTAAAAACTGTGAGATCAACATAAACGAATGCGATAGCAATCCCTGCAGCAAACATGGAAGCTGTAACGATGGG ATTGGCACCTATACCTGCGAGTGTGAACCTGGATTCGAGGGCACCCACTGCGAGATCAACATAGATGAGTGCGATCGCTATAATCCTTGCCAAAGAGGCACTTGTTATGACCAGATAGATGATTACGACTGCGACTGTGATGCGAACTATGGAGGAAAGAACTgttctgttcttcttaaggGTTGTGAAGAAAAT CCTTGTTTAAATGGCGGCGCCTGCTTGCCCTACCTGGTCAACGAGGTAACCCACCTGTACAACTGCACCTGTGAGAACGGTTTCCAGGGTGATAAATGCGAGAAGACCACAACCCTTTCCATGGTGGCTACCAGTTTGATTTCGGTGACCACGGAACGCGAGGAGGGCTACGACATTAATCTGCAATTCAGGACCACTCTACCAAATGGAGTTTTGGCCTTTGGAACAACGGGCGAGAAGAATGAGCCAGTTAGTTATATTCTGGAACTGATCAACGGACGACTGAATCTCCATTCATCGCTGCTGAACAAGTGGGAGGGAGTCTTCATTGGCTCAAAGCTGAACGACAGCAACTGGCACAAGGTGTTTGTGGCCATCAACACTTCGCATTTAGTGCTTTCGGCCAACGACGAGCAGGCCATCTTTCCGGTGGGCTCCTACGAGACTGCCAACAACAGTCAGCCCTCGTTCCCACGAACCTATCTGGGCGGCACCATTCCCAATCTGAAGTCCTATCTGCGCCACCTCACCCACCAGCCGTCAGCCTTTGTGGGCTGCATGCAGGACATTATGGTCAATGGGAAATGGATCTTTCCCGATGAGCAGAGTGCTAATGTTAGCTATACCAAGCTGGAGAATGTCCAGAGCGGATGTCCACGCACGGAGCAATGCAAACCGAACCCCTGCCATTCGAATGGGGAGTGCACGGATCTGTGGCACACCTTCGCATGCCATTGTCCAAGACCCTTCTTCGGGCACACCTGTCAGCATA ATATGACTGCAGCCACTTTTGGCCACGAGAACACTACGCACTCGGCTGTGATTGTGGAGACAACGGATGTCGCCAGGCGGGCCATTCGATCTATCCTGGACATTTCCATGTTCATCCGAACCCGTGAGCCCACTGGTCAAGTCTTCTACTTGGGCACCGATCCTCGCAAGGCCCCCACTAAAA ATATTGGCGACTCTTATGTGGCTGCCAAACTGCATGGCGGCGAGCTGCTGGTGAAGATGCAATTTAGTGGCACACCGGAGGCCTACACCGTCGGTGGCCAGAAGCTGGACAACGGCTACAACCACCTGATCGAGGTGGTGCGCAACCAGACGCTCGTGCAGGTCAAGCTCAATGGTACCGAGTACTTCCGCAAGACGCTGTCGACGACGGGTCTGCTGGACGCACAGGTGCTCTATTTGGGCGGACCTGCCCCCACACGCGAGTCCCTTCTGGGAGCGACCACGGAGCCGGGTTTTTCGGCAGTTCCGGGAGCAGGAGTACCCATCGAGGACACCACGGTGCCCAAGGAAGCGGATGACAGCAGGGACTACTTTAAGGGCATTATTCAGGACGTGAAGGTGAGCAATGGCTCACTCAACTTGATTGTGGAGATGTATTCGCTGAACGTCACGGACGTCCAAGTGAATGCGAAGCCACTAGGCGCTGTGACCATCGATCGCGCCTCTGTGTTGCCCGGCGAGGTGTCCGATGACCTGTGCCGGAAGAATCCCTGCCGCCACAATGCTGAGTGCAGGAACACATGGAACGACTACAGCTGCAAGTGTCCCAATGGCTACAAGGGCAAGGATTGCCAGGAGATCGAGTTCTGCCAACTGGTCACCTGTCCGGGCCAGAGCGTGTGCCAAAATCTGGACGATGGTTACGAGTGTCTGACCAACATCACGTTTACGGGTCAGGAACGCTCCCCGCTAGCCTTCTTCTACTTCCAAGAGCCACCGCCAGAGGAGATCGTGGGTGAAGCGGCTCCCAAGCAGACTCTTAAGCCGGTCATCGATATAGCCTTCCGCACTCGTGCTGGCGGAACTCTTCTGTACATCGACAATGTGGACGGATTCTTTGAGATTGGTGTAAACGGAGGTCGAGTGACCATCACCTGGAAGCTCAGCGCTTTACACTTCGGCGAGTCCGCTCGCTTCGAGAAGGAGAACACGGATGGAGAGTGGAGTCGCATTTACCTAAGGGCCCACAATGGCAAACTAGAGGGCGGCTGGAAGGGCTGGGAATCGATGGTGGATCCGGCGCCAGCCTTCTCCACGGATATTGACCAAGCCGCCTTTCAGTCAGTGATCGCCTCCAGCACTCAGGTTTATCTGGGTGGCATGCCGGAATCCCGGCAAGCTCGAGGTTCAACTCTGTCTGCCCAGCAGGGCTCCCAGTTCAAGGGCTGTGTGGGCGAGGCGAGGGTGGGTGATCTTCTGCTGCCCTACTTCTCCAATGCCGAGCTATATCCGCGCACCGAAAATGTTTCAGTGCAGCTAAAGGCCCAATTCCGACTGAACACCACGCGTCCGGAGGAGGGCTGCATACTGTGCTTCCAGGCGGACTGCAAGAATGCCGGCTTCTGCCAAGCTCCATCCGATGAGTACGCCTGCACCTGCCAGGCTGGATTCGAGGGCGATGATTGCGGCACGGACATCGACGAGTGCCTGAATACAGAGTGCATGAATAATGGAACCTGCATCAACCAGGTGGCGGCCTTCTACTGCGAGTGCCAGCCAGGATTCGAGGGTCAGCACTGCGAGCAGAACATAGACGAGTGTGCGGATCAGCCGTGCCACAATGGTGGCAACTGCACGGATCTGATCGCCGCTTACTTGTGCGACTGTCCGGAGGATTACACTGGTCCCCAGTGCGACGTGCTCAAGCAGATGACTTGCGAGAACGAGCCGTGCAGGAACGGATCCACCTGCCAGAATGGATTTA ATGCTTCGACTGGCAACAACTTCACCTGCACCTGCTTTCCCGGTTTCGAGGGCCCACTTTGTGACATTCCCTTCTGTGAACTGACGCCCTGCGATAATGGTGGCCTCTGTCTGACTACAGGAGTG GCTCCCATGTGCAAGTGCAGCCTGGGCTACACGGGTCGTCTGTGCGAGCAGGACATCAACGAGTGCGAATCGAATCCCTGCCAGAACGGAGGCCAGTGCAAGGATCTCGTTGGCAGGTACGAGTGCGAATGTCAAGGCACCGGATTCGAGGGCGTTCGCTGTGAAAACGACATCGACGAGTGCAGCTTGGACCGCGATTATTGCGGCGGATTGGGTCGGTGCTTCAACAAGCCCGGTTCCTTCCAGTGCATCTGCCAGAAGCCCTATTGCGGCGCCTACTGCAACTTCACGGATCCCTGTAACGCCACGGATCTCTGCTCCAACGGCGGTCGCTGCGTGGAGTCCTGTGGCGCCAAGCCAGACTACTACTGCGAGTGCACGGAAGGATTCGCGGGCAAGAACTGCACGGCACCG ATCACGGCCAAGGAAGATGGACCCTCGACGACAGACATCGCAATCATTGTTATTCCCGTGGTGGTGGTACTGCTGCTCATCGCGGGAGCCCTGCTGGGCACCTTCCTGGTAATGGCCAGGAACAAGCGGGCCACCAGGGGCACCTACAGCCCCAGCGCCCAGGAGTACTGCAACCCGAGGCTGGAAATGGACAACGTGCTGAAGCCACCGCCGGAAGAGCGACTTATTTAG